From one Vanacampus margaritifer isolate UIUO_Vmar chromosome 12, RoL_Vmar_1.0, whole genome shotgun sequence genomic stretch:
- the LOC144061102 gene encoding gap junction alpha-5 protein-like: MADWSLLGNFLEEVQEHSTSIGKVWLTILFIFRILVLGTAAESSWGDEQEDFNCDTEQPGCENVCYDRAFPIAHIRYWVLQIVFVSTPSLVYMGHAMHTVRREEKRRNREEDEAGDDNDDPGGGSEDEEQGGKESRKGKKAGMAGRVRLKGALLQTYVLSILIRSIMEVVFLCLQYFLYGIFLHPLYVCKAWPCPHLVNCYVSRPTEKNVFIVFMMAVSGVSLVLSVLELHHLAWRHCCRRFLASRKSATAKESPESKQVPLSPSPSPPSTPPPEFSQCVIGSSHFLALPFPNHRLAHQQNSVNMAAEQHKMAAGARGDESLLQMSCYSAGWRGPANMAVCYDDAGGAERLLLCAAGAGAEAVASPKDKRRLSKTSGASSRTRADDLAI; this comes from the exons ATGGCAGACTGGAGTCTACTGGGAAACTTCCTGGAGGAAGTGCAGGAACACTCCACCTCCATTGGCAag GTGTGGTTGACCATCCTGTTTATCTTCCGCATTCTGGTACTCGGGACGGCGGCCGAGTCGTCTTGGGGTGACGAGCAGGAGGACTTCAACTGCGACACGGAACAGCCCGGCTGCGAGAACGTTTGCTACGACCGGGCCTTCCCCATCGCGCACATACGATACTGG GTTCTGCAGATCGTGTTCGTCTCCACGCCCAGCCTGGTGTACATGGGCCACGCCATGCACACCGTGCGGCGGGAGGAAAAGCGGCGCAACCGAGAGGAGGACGAGGCGGGCGACGACAACGACGACCCGGGAGGGGGCAGCGAGGACGAGGAGCAAGGCGGCAAGGAATCGAGAAAGGGCAAGAAGGCGGGGATGGCTGGCAGGGTGCGCCTGAAGGGGGCGCTGCTGCAGACGTACGTGCTGAGTATCCTCATCAGGAGCATCATGGAG GTGGTGTTCCTGTGCCTGCAGTACTTCCTGTATGGAATATTCCTCCACCCTCTCTATGTCTGCaag gCCTGGCCGTGTCCCCACCTGGTTAACTGTTACGTTTCGCGTCCCACGGAGAAGAACGTCTTTATCGTGTTCATGATGGCCGTGTCGGGCGTGTCCCTGGTGCTCAGCGTGCTGGAGCTCCACCACCTGGCCTGGAGGCACTGCTGCAG ACGTTTTTTGGCGTCAAGGAagtcagcgaccgccaaagagTCACCTGAATCCAAACAAGTCCCCTTGTCCCCGTCCCCGTCgccgccatccaccccacctCCCGAGTTCAGCCAGTGCGTGATCGGATCCTCGCACTTCCTGGCGCTGCCCTTCCCCAACCACCGGCTAGCCCACCAGCAGAACTCGGTCAACATGGCGGCCGAGCAGCACAAGATGGCGGCGGGCGCACGCGGCGACGAGAGCCTGCTGCAGATGAGCTGCTACTCTGCAGGCTGGCGCGGCCCCGCCAACATGGCCGTCTGCTACGACGACGCCGGCGGCGCCGAGCGACTGCTGCTGTGCGCCGCCGGCGCCGGCGCCGAGGCCGTGGCCAGCCCCAAGGACAAACGTCGACTCAGCAAAACCAGTGGCGCGAGCAGCCGAACGCGAGCCGACGACCTCGCCATCTGA
- the LOC144061107 gene encoding follistatin-related protein 1-like, with protein sequence MLTSLAVLLLLVPAHPVCASPVAKDESICGRTLCGAGRECVSTDTGEPVCRCLKRCEASEHWVCGSNSRSYRNHCELHRDACATHAKIHVQHAGLCQEKTAKTDVSPVVCFVPDRDWLRDRVIRWVQAEVTSDNKTIYASTVDDLMQAYFQMYDDGDSQLDSKEFLTFLKHNETALNLTYSNSSETNLLLRSLCADALIELSDDNADWKLSLTEFINCLTPSFRPPEKKCWLEDEALEDGAESRRECNKCVCACGNWVCTALACNGEIQRH encoded by the exons ATGTTGACAAGTCTTGCTGTCTTGCTGCTGCTTGTACCTGCGCATCCCGTCTGCGCCTCCCCCGTTGCCAAG GATGAGTCCATCTGTGGCAGAACTTTGTGCGGCGCCGGTCGAGAGTGTGTTTCTACCGACACAGGCGAGCCCGTCTGTCGCTGTTTGAAG CGATGTGAGGCTTCTGAACACTGGGTTTGCGGCAGCAACAGCAGAAGTTACCGGAACCACTGCGAGCTGCACAGAGACGCGTGCGCCACGCACGCCAAGATCCACGTGCAGCATGCGGGACTTTGTCAGG aaaaaacagcaaagacTGACGTGAGTCCAG TGGTTTGTTTCGTGCCTGATCGGGATTGGCTGAGGGATCGAGTGATCCGGTGGGTCCAGGCCGAGGTGACGTCCGACAACAAAACGATCTACGCCTCCACTGTCGATGACCTCATGCAAGCTTACTTTCag ATGTACGACGACGGAGATTCGCAGCTTGATTCCAAGGAGTTCCTGACCTTCTTGAAACATAACGAAACGGCCCTCAACCTCACCTACTCCAACAGCTCCGAGACCAACCTGCTGCTCAG GTCTCTGTGTGCGGACGCATTGATCGAGCTGTCGGACGACAACGCAGATTGGAAACTGAGTTTAACCGAGTTTATTAACTGTTTGACGCCAAGCTTCCGTCCGCctgaaaaaa AGTGTTGGTTGGAGGACGAGGCGTTGGAGGATGGCGCTGAAAGCAGGAGGGAGTGCAACaagtgcgtgtgcgcgtgtggaAATTGGGTGTGCACGGCTCTCGCGTGCAACGGTGAGATTCAACGCCACTAA
- the runx2a gene encoding runt-related transcription factor 2, which produces MKHRSASNLDLDETEECYSRERVTASPRGLVATDSPNFLCSSLPHHWRCNKTLPRPFTVVSLGNDVPDGAVVTLMAGNDDNSSAELRNAMAIMRQGHAHFNDLRFVGRSGRGKSLTLTINVLTTPPQVATLHRAIKVTVDGPRMPRRQRQKEAQSAFFRSSSCGVVASDCRSSSSSSVWTSEPSLMAALTSSFPPPPRMHQQHQHRQRHPTLAYQPPAYASYLSSAAPPTLSHAAPFYYGPNQAAQGAGDDGGAVAAAAALSAYIEGACFALRGEEPVWRPY; this is translated from the exons ATGAAGCACCGATCTGCGTCGAACCTCGACCTGGACGAAACCGAAGAGTGCTATTCACGCGAACGTGTAACAGCGTCCCCCAGAGGCCTAGTGGCCACCGACAGCCCCAACTTCCTGTGCAGCAGCCTGCCGCATCACTGGAGGTGCAACAAGACCTTGCCTCGACCTTTCACT GTAGTGTCCCTGGGCAACGACGTGCCAGACGGCGCCGTGGTCACGCTGATGGCGGGAAACGATGACAACAGCAGCGCCGAGTTACGCAATGCCATGGCTATCATGAGGCAGGGACACGCCCACTTCAACGACCTCCGCTTCGTCGGTCGCAGCGGCAGAG gtAAGAGCTTGACCCTGACCATCAATGTCCTGACCACGCCCCCTCAGGTGGCCACACTGCACAGGGCCATCAAGGTGACGGTGGATGGCCCGCGCATGCCCAGAC GACAGCGTCAGAAAGAAGCGCAGTCCGCATTCTTCAGGTCCTCCAGCTGCGGCGTGGTAGCTTCAG ACTGCAgatcctcgtcttcctcctccgtGTGGACCAGCGAGCCGTCCTTGATGGCCGCCCTGACGTCTTCCTTCCCCCCGCCTCCCAGAATGCACCAGCAGCATCAGCATCGCCAGCGCCATCCCACCCTGGCCTACCAGCCTCCCGCCTACGCCTCCTACCTGAGCTCAGCGGCCCCGCCTACGCTCAGCCACGCCGCTCCCTTCTACTACGggcccaaccaagccgcccagGGTGCGGGGGACGATGGCGgcgcggtggcggcggcggcggcgttgaGTGCTTACATAGAAGGGGCGTGTTTTGCCCTCAGGGGGGAGGAGCCTGTCTGGAGGCCTTACTGA
- the supt3h gene encoding transcription initiation protein SPT3 homolog gives MAGSTVASSRERPAASRTSFIPEIQGMMFALGDARRPLHETAALVQDIVHTQLITMLHQASEGATLRGSRVIAVEDILFLMRRDKRKVSRLLKYLQFRDYKSKLLKGLDDDDGVEQGAGSSGTVAGGNQRRQRLAQDYLLWLDHTSELVSLAERQEVDPVKQERLERLERHSRAMDQTQYAEFCESRQLSFAKKASKFRDWLDCSSLELKPNGVAMEILSYLAYETVAQIVDLSLLVKQEMVAKTNAVTHVISASHIHYNTHVEVKKESDSPEATPPSTPGSSHSSKPLLQGNGSLDGRARQRKRKKSCPATAEPPSGAIQLCHIREAIRRYNFRHTSAYRRSGMSYLAC, from the exons ATGGCTGGATCGACCGTCGCCAGCTCCCGAGAACGTCCTGCTGCATCCAGGACCAGTTTCATACCCGAGATACAGGGCATGAT GTTTGCCCTGGGAGACGCTCGCAGGCCGCTGCACGAGACAGCAGCTCTGGTTCAGGACATTGTGCATACGCAGCTCATCACCATG CTCCATCAGGCCAGTGAGGGTGCCACACTTCGGGGGTCAAGGGTCATCGCCGTGGAGGACATCCTTTTTCTGATGCGCAGAGACAAG AGGAAGGTTTCGAGGCTGCTGAAGTATCTCCAGTTCCGAGATTACAAATCGAAGCTTCTGAAGGGTCTGGACGACGACGACGGAGTCGAACAAG GCGCGGGGTCGTCGGGCACGGTCGCCGGGGGCAACCAGCGCCGCCAGCGTCTGGCTCAGGATTACCTGCTGTGGTTGGACCACACCAGCGAGCTGGTGTCGCTGGCCGAGCGGCAGGAGGTGGACCCCGTCAAGCAAGAGAGGCTGGAG CGTTTGGAGCGTCACAGCAGAGCCATGGACCAGACGCAATACGCCGAATTCTGTGAGAGTCGACAGCTCAGCTTTG ccAAGAAAGCGTCCAAGTTTCGCGACTGGCTGGACTGCAGCAGCCTGGAGCTCAAACCCAACGGTGTCGCCATGGAGATCCTGTCCTACCTGGCTTATGAGACCGTCGCCCAG ATTGTGGACTTGTCTCTGCTCGTCAAGCAGGAAATGGTGGCAAAGACCAACGCCGTCACTCATGTCATCTCGGCCAGCCACATACACTACAACACGCATGTTGAG GTCAAGAAAGAATCAGACTCCCCCGAGGCCACGCCTCCCTCCACTCCTGGCTCCTCCCACTCATCCAAGCCCCTCCTCCAAGGCAACGGAAGCCTGGACGGGCGAGCGCGGCAAAGAAAACGCAAAAAG AGCTGTCCTGCCACAGCAGAACCTCCGAGCGGCGCCATCCAACTTTGTCACATCCGAGAGGCCATCAGAAGATACAACTTCAGACACACC AGCGCCTACAGGAGGAGTGGGATGTCTTACCTGGCCTGCTGA
- the cdc5l gene encoding cell division cycle 5-like protein → MPRIMIKGGVWRNTEDEILKAAVMKYGKNQWSRIASLLHRKSAKQCKARWYEWLDPSIKKTEWSREEEEKLLHLAKLMPTQWRTIAPIIGRTAAQCLEHYEYLLDKAAQRDNEEEVGEDPRKLKPGEIDPNPETKPARPDPVDMDEDELEMLSEARARLANTQGKKAKRKAREKQLEEARRLAALQKRRELRAAGIRIGKKRKKKRGVDYNAEIPFEKKPAAGFYDTSMELYDPLAPNFKRLRQQHLDGELRNEREDRDRKKDKQKIKKKKESDLPSAILQTSGVAEFTKKRSKLVLPAPQISDAELEEVVKMGVASEVARQAAEESESANGASSTLLSEYSITNNMNAGLRTPRTPAAQDRIMQEAQNLMALTNIDTPLKGGLNTPLHDSDFSGVTPQRQQVQTPNTVLSTPFRTPGQGQGSEGMTPQAAVTLTPRGPTTPGLTPARTPLRDKLNINSEEQLADPTFAKHLQRESLQQLRQGLMSLPVPKNDFEIVLPENAEKELEETEMEVGYVEDASDVESRKQAQRDAEREKELKLRHIAVQRSLPRPTEVNESVLRPPMEALNDLQVADELVKREMITMMHYDCLHHPTAAGQLQRVKARGPASASNNALHIAYLDGHAYNTVSTDDMDKAKAILAAEMEVVKAGMGHGDLGMEAYCQVWEECYSQVLYLPGQNRYTRYNMANKKERIESMEKKLEVNRSHMTAEARKAAKLEKKLKILLGGFQSRALGLLKQHNELWEQVEQAATELETFSQLKKQEDMAIPRRLEALREDVERQMDRERELQQRYGELVTEREGLVNSAQKL, encoded by the exons ATGCCGCGGATTATGATTAAAGGAGGCGTTTGGCGCAATACGGAG GATGAAATCCTCAAGGCAGCTGTTATGAAATATGGCAAAAATCAGTGGTCCCGTATCGCCTCATTGCTCCACCGCAAGTCAGCAAAGCAATGCAAAGCCCGATG GTACGAGTGGCTGGAccccagcattaaaaaaacagagtGGTCCcgagaagaggaggagaaacTTCTTCACCTGGCCAAGCTGATGCCCACCCAGTGGAGAACTATCGCCCCCATCATAGGACGTACGGCCGCCCAGTGTCTGGAGCACTACGAATACCTGCT TGACAAGGCAGCACAGAGAGACAACGAGGAGGAAGTGGGAGAGGACCCCAGGAAGTTGAAGCCGGGAGAGATAGACCCCAACCCTGAGACCAAACCAGCTAGGCCGGACCCCGTGGACATGGATGAAG ATGAACTGGAGATGCTTTCTGAGGCCCGAGCTCGCCTGGCCAACACGCAGGGCAAGAAGGCCAAAAGGAAGGCCAGAGAGAAGCAGCTCGAGGAAGCTAG GCGTTTGGCGGCGCTGCAGAAGCGCCGAGAGCTGCGAGCGGCGGGCATCCGCATCgggaagaaaaggaagaagaagcgaGGAGTGGACTACAATGCCGAAATCCCCTTTGAGAAGAAACCTGCCGCT GGCTTCTACGACACCAGCATGGAGCTTTACGACCCACTGGCGCCCAACTTCAAGCGTCTCCGCCAGCAGCATTTGGATGGCGAGCTGCGCAA CGAGCGCGAGGACCGAGACCGGAAGAAGGACAAGCAGAAgatcaagaagaagaaggagagcGACCTGCCCTCCGCCATCTTGCAGACCAGCGGCGTGGCCGAGTTCACCAAAAAGCGCTCCAAGCTGGTCCTGCCCGCGCCGCAG ATCAGCGACGCCGAACTGGAAGAGGTGGTGAAGATGGGCGTGGCCAGCGAGGTGGCCCGCCAGGCGGCCGAGGAGAGCGAGAGCGCCAACGGCGCCTCCTCCACGTTGCTGTCCGAGTACAGCATCACCAACAACATGAACGCCGGACTGCGTACGCCGCGAACGCCCGCCGCTCAGGACAGGATCATGCAG GAAGCTCAGAATCTGATGGCGCTGACCAACATCGATACGCCACTCAAGGGTGGCCTGAACACGCCGCTGCACGACAGCGACTTCAGCGGCGTCACGCCCCAACGGCAGCAAGTGCAGACCCCCAACACCGTGCTCAGCACCCCCTTCAG AACTCCCGGGCAGGGCCAAGGGTCGGAGGGCATGACCCCGCAAGCGGCTGTGACGTTGACCCCACGGGGGCCGACCACGCCTGGTCTGACACCTGCACGCACGCCACTAAGGGACAAGCTCAACATCAACAGCGAGGAGCAGCTGGCTGACCCCACCTTCGCAAAACATCTG CAACGAGAAAGTCTGCAGCAGCTGCGGCAGGGtctgatgtcacttcctgtgccCAAAAACGACTTTGAGATCGTCCTGCCCGAAAACGCCGAGAAAGAACTGGAAGAGACCGAGATGGAGGTTGGCTACGTGGAGGACGCCTCCGACGTGGAGTCGCGCAAGCAG GCCCAGCGCGATGCGGAGAGGGAGAAGGAGCTCAAGCTGCGACACATCGCTGTACAAAGGAGCCTGCCCAGACCCACTGAG GTGAACGAGTCGGTGCTGCGTCCGCCCATGGAGGCGCTGAATGACCTGCAGGTGGCCGACGAGCTGGTCAAGCGGGAGATGATCACCATGATGCACTACGACTGCCTTCACCATCCGACGGCCGCCGGCCAGCTGCAGCGCGTCAAAGCCCGCGGGCCCGCCTCCGCCTCCAACAACGCCCTGCACATCGCCTACCTGGACGGCCACGCCTACAACACCGTCAGCACCGACGACATGGACAAG GCCAAAGCCATCTTGGCGGCCGAGATGGAGGTGGTGAAGGCGGGCATGGGCCACGGAGATCTCGGCATGGAGGCCTACTGCCAAGTGTGGGAGGAATGCTACAGCCAG GTGTTGTACCTGCCGGGACAAAACAGATACACCCGCTACAATATGGCCAACAAGAAGGAGCGAATTGAGAGCATGGAGAAGAAACTTGAA GTGAACCGCAGTCACATGACAGCGGAGGCACGCAAGGCGGCCAAACTGGAGAAGAAGCTGAAGATCCTCCTGGGGGGCTTCCAGTCCAGAGCGCTCGGCCTCCTCAAGCAGCACAACGAACTGTGGGAGCAG GTGGAGCAAGCGGCCACGGAGCTGGAGACTTTCAGTCAGCTAAAGAAACAAGAAGACATGGCCATTCCCAGAAGGCTGGAG GCGTTGCGTGAGGACGTGGAGCGTCAGATGGATCGAGAGCGGGAGCTCCAGCAGCGCTACGGAGAACTTGTGACGGAGCGAGAAGGCCTGGTCAACAGCGCTCAAAAGCTTTGA
- the napba gene encoding N-ethylmaleimide-sensitive factor attachment protein, beta a: protein MDNTGKEKEAMQLMAEADKKVKASGSFLGGMFGGNHKVEDACEMYARAANMFKMAKNWSAAGNAFCQAARLHMQLQNKLDSATSFVDAGNSYKKADPQEAINCLNQAIDIYTDMGRFTIAAKHHITIAEIYESELVDIEKAIAHYEQAADYYKGEESNSSANKCLLKVGHYSAQLEQYQKAIEIYEQVAMSTMDNPLLKYNAKEYFFKASLCHFIVDELNAKLAIEKYEEMFPAFSDSRELKLLKKLLDAHEEQNSEAFTEAVKEFDSVSRLDQWLTTMLLRIKKTIQGDAGDLK from the exons ATGGACAACACCGGCAAAGAGAAAGAGGCCATGCAGCTCATGGCCGAAGCCGACAAGAAGGTCAAAGCGTCCGGCTCGTTTCTCGGCGGAATGTTCGG TGGAAACCACAAGGTGGAGGATGCCTGTGAGATGTACGCTCGAGCAGCCAACATGTTCAAGATGGCAAAGAACTGGAGCG ctgCCGGCAACGCATTCTGCCAGGCGGCCCGGCTCCACATGCAGCTTCAAAACAAACTCGACTCAGCCACCAGCTTCGTGGATGCGGGCAACTCTTACAAGAAGGCCGACCCACAGG AGGCCATCAACTGTCTAAATCAAGCCATTGACATCTACACCGACATG GGTCGCTTCACCATCGCAGCCAAACATCACATCACCATCGCGGAGATCTACGAGTCGGAGCTGGTCGACATTGAGAAG GCCATCGCCCACTACGAGCAGGCGGCAGACTACTACAAAGGGGAGGAGTCAAACAG CTCGGCCAACAAGTGTCTGCTGAAGGTGGGACACTACAGCGCCCAGCTGGAGCAGTACCAGAAGGCCATCGAGATCTATGAACAG GTGGCCATGAGCACCATGGACAATCCGCTGTTGAAGTACAACGCCAAAGAGTATTTCTTCAAGGCTTCGCTGTGTCACTTCATCGTGGACGAGCTCAACGCCAAG TTGGCCATCGAGAAGTATGAGGAAATGTTCCCCGCTTTCTCAGACTCAAGAGAGCTGAAATTGTTAAAG AAACTTCTGGATGCGCACGAGGAGCAGAACAGCGAGGCGTTCACCGAGGCCGTCAAGGAGTTTGACTCGGTGTCCCGCCTGGACCAGTGGCTCACCACCATGCTGCTGCGCATCAAGAAGACCATCCAGGGCGACGCCGGCGACCTGAAATAG